The genomic stretch GAGTCTGATGTCTCGGCAGGGCGGTCCGCCGCGCATTCCAGACGCCTCTGAACCGGTTATCCAGCAATTCCGCCGTCCCGCCAATCCCAAGCGAGCCCACGCGGCTTGCGGCAAGCTCAATCGCGAGCGCGATGCCATCGAGCCGACGGCAGATGTTCGCTACGACCGGGGCGTCGGAGTCGGACAACTCCGGGCGATGGCCGCTTGCGACGGCACGCTGCATGAAGAGTTGAACGGCCGGGAATTTAAGGGCTTCCGAGGCCCGTAAGTCGGGATGATCCGGCGGAGTATCGAGTGAATACAACAAGTGGATATGCTCGCCTTCTGCCCGCAAGGCCTCGCGGCTCGTTGCGAGGATGTGGGTTTGCGGCGCCTCATTCAAAATGCGCTCGCCGAGTTGGGCCGTGGCATCGATGAGATGTTCGCAATTGTCGAGTACGAGAAGAATTCTCTTGTCCCGTAGGCCACCGATCAGGGTGAGCAGTGGATCTTGCAGTGTCATCATCAAGCCAAGCGCGGTTGCTACGGCAGTGGGTACCAGATACGGATCGGCCAGGGCACCCAGGTCGACGAAGAAAACGGCACCCTGGAAGCTCTCCACGAGCGCGTGGGCGACGGCGGCCGCGACCGTGGTTTTCCCGACGCCCCCCGGGCCGACGATGGTCACGAGGCGACAGGTCATCAACTTGCCCAGCAGCGTCCGGACTGACTCTTCCCGACCGACCATCCTTGTCGGAAGACCAGGTAACCTTTGAATTCGCCCCAAGGCGGCAGAGGCAAGTGTCGGGAGACGTTGCGTTGCTTCGGTACGCGTAACCGACGCCACGAAGCAATAGCCCCGCCCGGCGACGTTGGATATGTACCGAGCACCGCCGATGCCGTCGTCGAGTGCCTTGCGGAGCGCAGCAATATGCACGCGGAGATTGGCTTCCTCGATGATTACATTGGGCCAGACGCGCGCCACCAGTTCCTTGTTTGAGATGATTTCGCCTGCGCGCGCCAACAGAGTGATCAGTACGTCAAGTGCACGACCGCCAACGGGGACAGATTCATCGTCTCGCTTGAGCTGTCGTGCAGCGAGGAAGAGGCTGAACGGGCCAAACCAGAGAACGTCATCCGTCCGCAAATCATCCCCACGCCGCACGTGATCGTCGCTTGGTTCAATTTTGGTCCCGGGGTGATCGTTCCGCATGGCAAACGTTATCTCCGCGATCCTTGAGCGCTATTGGCGGCCTCTCAACGACCGTACAGAGCGTCCTCAGTTAGGCTCGGTGCTAGGTGCTGCCGGGAAAATTCGAGGTCCCGCTCGGTGAGCCTCAAGTTTGAATTGAAAAGCACTGAAACCATGCTTAGCCGTACAAGAGCGTGCGGGCGGCGCGCAGATCTGCCGTCTCGAACCCCTCCGTATATCGGCTATACATGTTCGACAGCACGTCGCGCGCCGCTTCCGCGCGCCCCTGCTCGGTCCACAAGTGGTATAGCGAAATCGCGGAACGCAATTCCCAAGCCAAAGACGATTGCTGTCTGCCAAGGTCCAGTGACGCCGTCAGCAGTGTCTCCGCGGTTGCCAAGTTTCGGGGGGACAGCGCCAGGAGCGCTGTGGCTTTAATGCGAAGCAGATCGGGGAGTTCGAAGGTCCCGTTGCCGCGCTCTGCATTCGCAACGGTTGCGTTGATGACATCGAGCGCCTCCTGTGGCCTGCCCTCTTGGAGCAATCCGTCCGTCAGAGTGCGGGAAATCGTCGGAAACAGAATATAATTCCGCTCGGTGGACAGAATCGTGCGTGCACGGCGGAGATGCTCGATGCCTGCAGCCGCTTTGTGCTGCGCGACAAGAAGCTCACCCAATCTAACGAGCCCACACGCATGATAAGGGACCAGCGAATAGTTCTCGGCAACGGAAATCAGTTCGTCGATGAGCTCTTGCGCAACCTCCTCATCGCCACGCCAAAGAAAGACCTCGGAGCCATAGATCAAGCATATGCACAACGTGACCGGATGCCCGTCTCGTCGCGCGAAATCGATGCCGCGCTGAGCAAAATGCGCTGCGCTGGTTGGGAAGCCCCTTAACCACAGGGTTCTGGAAAGTCCAATGCGAGCCCACAATTCGTGATCAAAGCCGAAGTAGTGACTTCGGCTCAATCCGGTTGCCGCGGCGCGCTCGAAACCCCTTTCGTAATGGCGCTGCGCCTCCGCTTGGTTCCCGAGGAGATGGTCGCTTCCCCCTAGCATCCAATCGCCTACCACCTTCTCCCGCGCACCGCCCAACTCGGCGGCCACGGCTGAGTAGCGCTCCGCGGCAGCGCGCGCGCCCGCGAAATCTCCGGCTCGCATTTGAAAGAGATTCCGACCGGCGAGCAGATGCAATAGCTGATCGGTTTCCCGCAGCGACTCGGCGAGTGCGATTCCGCGCTCCAAGGCCTGATCGACCTCTCCGCTGTCGCCTTGAGCGAACATCGACGACATTGCGAGCGAGACTTGTAGCGTCAGCTCACTTCGGGTTCCCCGACTTGTGTCGTCCAGTGCTAAGATGGCCTTTCGGCACCAATGCTGGCAGTCGCTCAACATCGACGAGTTCAGGAAGAGGACGGCGGCGCGGAGTGCGAGGGCGACTCCCACCGCCGCTTCACCTGACGGCGAAAAGCTCCACTGCAACGCCGCTCTTACGTCTCCGATCTTACCGGCGTGCGTTTGGCTGCGCCGGTTTTCGAATAAATCAGGACGGGTCGCCTCTAGGCTCTCGGCGAAAAAGATCGCATGGCGTCTTGCGATCGTGCGTTGCGCCTCTCGTCCGCCCAGTTTCAGAGCGGCATAGGCCCGCGACGTGTCCAGAAGGCGATATGAGCCCGCGTCGTCGCCAGAGCACGCCAAAAGGAGCGACTTGTCGACTAGCTTGGTAACCGTGCCGATGAAGTGCGGTGCGGCTTCCTCCGGCTCGGCTGCCACCGATTGTGCGGCTTGTAGGGTGAAGGGCCCGACGAAAAGCGACAATCTGCAGAGAACTGTTTTCTCGTCCTCCGATAGGAGATCGTAGCTCCAATCGAGTGTCGCCCGCAAAGTCTGATGTCGCGACGCGCTACGACGACCTTGCCAAGACAGCGCCAGCCGGTCGCTGATCAGTCCGGAAACGCCCCGAATTCCGTATCTGCTTACTTGACCGGCTATCAACTCGATCGCCAACGGAATACCATCGAGTTGGCGGCAAATACTCGCGACGATGCTCGCGTCTGCCTGTCCAACGGCTTCAGTGTAACCACCGGCCGCCGCTCGCTCCAAAAAAAGCTGGACCGCCGGAAAAGAAAGAACATCGGCAATGGTCGCTTCGTCCGGTGGAAATTCAAGCGGCGGAAGCCAGTAGAGAGTTTCACCGAGAACTTGCAGTGGCTCGCGACTTGTAGCGACAATGTGAACGAAAGGGGCATCGCGTAAGAGGGATTCAGTCAGAGCTGCGACGGTGTCCACGACATGCTCGCAGCTATCAAGAATGAGAAGAAGTGTTTGGTCGGCGAGAAAAGCCACCAGCGCAGGGAGAGAGCCTTCCGTCTGAGCGTGGTAACCGACAGCCGATGCAACGGCCGGAACGACGAGCGCGCCGTCCTCCAGAGCGGAACAGTCCACGAAACAGATCCGGCCGTCGAAAACCTTCGTCATCGCGTGAGCGACGGCGATGGCCACCGTCGTCTTGCCCATGCCGCCAGCGCCAACAATGTTCACGAATCTCTGGGAAATAACCCCCGATCTCACGGAGTCGATGTTCTCGTCACGACCGATCATCCGTTGTAGGCGCGGAGGCAGGCTCTGGATTGCCCGGGTCGATGCTGCCGCCCATTGCTCCGATTGGTGAGCCGTCGCGACAAAGCAATAGCCCCTGCCGGCCACGTTCGTGATGTAACGCGCCCCATCCCGACCATCGCCCAGCACTCTGCGGACAGTGGCGATATGTACGCGAAGGTTGGCGTCCTCCGCCGCAATGCCAGGCCAAGCCGCCGCGCTTAGCTCCTTAAGAGTGAGAACTTGGCCAGGCCGCTTCGCGAGCGCGATCAGAAGATCGAGCGCTCGATCGCCTATCGAAAGCGGCTCTTCGCCTCTCATCAACAACCTCTCGGCCACGAGCAGCCTGAAAGGACCGAAGGCGACGACCTCGCCTTTATGGGAATTCCTAAGAGCGAGCATGGGTGCAGGTTCGCAATACCAAGTTTGCCGATAAGCCGCTTGCCGTATGAGGTAAAGGTTTAGCGCGGAAAATAAGCTAGTCGCTTGCCCGCAAAAGCCATTTGTGTGCCAATCGTTCACAAAACGCATCAATCGTACACAGCCGGCTAACGAGTGTTACCGCGGGCTCGCGACCCACAAGCTGGTCGCTCCGCGCTCGCTTGGTTGTCCGATTTTGGGAGACGTGCGCCGAACTCGGTCAGCTCGCTCCGGGATCGAGTGCGCGAAGTACTCGGCGTCTCACTCATTCGTCAAGTTGCCCCAGGCGCGAGGGCTTATGCCCACGAGCTTGGTGAATACGCGCGTGAAGTGGCTTCGATCGGCGAAACCGCACCTGAGAGCGACCGCGGAAAGCGATGCATCGCGATCTCGAAGCATGACCTTTGCCGATTCGACGCGCGCACGAAGCAGCCAGGCGTGCGGAGCGAGGCCGCTCGCTTTGCGGAATGCCCGCGAGAAGTGGCCAACCGAAAGGCCGCACGCAATGGCAATTTCTTCGAGTGAAATCGCACCAGACAGATTGTTCGCAATCAATTCCTTCGACAATCGCTCCTGCCATGGCGCGAGCCCACCCTTGATAGGCTTCGAAAGCATTCGGATTCCGCCGTATTTTTGCAAGGTATGGCTCGCGAAAGCGAGCATAACATGATCCATGAACAGACGATTGGATTGATCGGGCGCGCGAAACGCTGGCATCAGCGATAGGCCCAGATGCTTGACTGTCTCGTCCGAGATCCCTGCACCAGGTTCATACTGAAGTTCGTCGACGCGGGGTGCGCCGGCCTGATCTGCGAGAGCGTCCATTGCCGCTCTGGGCAGATAGAAGAGGACGGAGTGGGCAACTCTGTCCATCAGCACGCGCGGCTCCCGCCTCACATCGCTGATAAGGATTTGCCCCGCCTGAAGCGGCGCCGATGAAACGTGGCGACCGTCCTCCCAATAGCAATTCTTGGCGGCGTCGGTCATGACCAAGGTGACCATAAAGGCGTCGATACGCGGCAGAGCGGCCGACAGCATGCCTGACGGCTTCTTGATTTGGAGGTCGGTAACGGCAATCTCGGATTGACCCAGCGTTCGCGTCACGATGGCGGGCGCATCCTCGAGACCGAGCGCTTCTCCGAGTCTTGGCCCGTAATGGAGGGAGGGGGTGTGCAAGCCGGATTTATCCATGCAGCCTCCAATCCGACGCGGATCGCACTCGCGGCTCGTTATAGAATTATAGCAGTGTTCGAGCCAAAAAGCGCCGGTGAATTTGGGAGGCGGAAACTATTCCTTTGAGGAATGAGTGGTGACTTGCCCTACGCGAAAGGGTCCGGACAAAAATCCCATTTAATTCGAGCCCGCAGCGCGTCGGGAAAGCGTCAAGGGTTTGGTCGCTCTAGTCTTAAATCGTTGTTTTTTTAACAATTTGCCTGATGATTAGGCGGCAGCTTCCGCAGCCGCCGTCTAGGCCGCTGCTGCGGTTACGTGTTGGCGCTCTGGGGTAACGATCTCTGGTCGTACCGCGAGCGCGTGTCGGTCTGCCTGCCCGCAACCCGTCTACCACCGAAGATGTGAAGGCGTGGGGGCAGGCGGACCGGGTGGGGGCGCCGGTGCCGCCTGCGGGCCGACGTAATCGCATTCGGGGTTGGACATGCGTCCGCGTCGGGATGCTTAGCTCTCGGACCTCCCGGAGCTTGTGGGGCAAGGGCGCAATGCGCCGAGCAGTTGATCGAGCTGATCTCTCAATCGATCGATGGCGGTTTGGCTGTTGCTCAATGCGCGCAGCTCTGATTCGGTTCGTTCGCCCTCTCCCAGCAAATCGTGGACGCTTTGGATCGCCTGGAGCGGCTGGCGAAGATCGTGTCCGGCTATCGCGAGCAACACGGATTCGAACTCCGAAACCTGATGTGAGGCGCCTTGGCCGTCATCTACGGTGCGATCGAGCCGGCCTTCCATCCGAACCGTAACGCCATCAAGTATGCCGCTGGGTATCTTGCGCATGGGACGGTCCTCGCGTGGGAATCCATAGGAGTATTCCGGGAGCAGGCACCGCAGCATTGCACAGTTCCCTTGCGGAGGGGCGTTTAGCTTTGTGAGAAGATGTTAATCTTGGTAGTTGAATGGCTGCCGCAAGCCACGCCTCAAGCGCTCGATGACTTTGTCGCAGGGACAGCG from Bradyrhizobium sp. Ash2021 encodes the following:
- a CDS encoding winged helix-turn-helix domain-containing protein, whose product is MLALRNSHKGEVVAFGPFRLLVAERLLMRGEEPLSIGDRALDLLIALAKRPGQVLTLKELSAAAWPGIAAEDANLRVHIATVRRVLGDGRDGARYITNVAGRGYCFVATAHQSEQWAAASTRAIQSLPPRLQRMIGRDENIDSVRSGVISQRFVNIVGAGGMGKTTVAIAVAHAMTKVFDGRICFVDCSALEDGALVVPAVASAVGYHAQTEGSLPALVAFLADQTLLLILDSCEHVVDTVAALTESLLRDAPFVHIVATSREPLQVLGETLYWLPPLEFPPDEATIADVLSFPAVQLFLERAAAGGYTEAVGQADASIVASICRQLDGIPLAIELIAGQVSRYGIRGVSGLISDRLALSWQGRRSASRHQTLRATLDWSYDLLSEDEKTVLCRLSLFVGPFTLQAAQSVAAEPEEAAPHFIGTVTKLVDKSLLLACSGDDAGSYRLLDTSRAYAALKLGGREAQRTIARRHAIFFAESLEATRPDLFENRRSQTHAGKIGDVRAALQWSFSPSGEAAVGVALALRAAVLFLNSSMLSDCQHWCRKAILALDDTSRGTRSELTLQVSLAMSSMFAQGDSGEVDQALERGIALAESLRETDQLLHLLAGRNLFQMRAGDFAGARAAAERYSAVAAELGGAREKVVGDWMLGGSDHLLGNQAEAQRHYERGFERAAATGLSRSHYFGFDHELWARIGLSRTLWLRGFPTSAAHFAQRGIDFARRDGHPVTLCICLIYGSEVFLWRGDEEVAQELIDELISVAENYSLVPYHACGLVRLGELLVAQHKAAAGIEHLRRARTILSTERNYILFPTISRTLTDGLLQEGRPQEALDVINATVANAERGNGTFELPDLLRIKATALLALSPRNLATAETLLTASLDLGRQQSSLAWELRSAISLYHLWTEQGRAEAARDVLSNMYSRYTEGFETADLRAARTLLYG
- a CDS encoding AraC family transcriptional regulator encodes the protein MDKSGLHTPSLHYGPRLGEALGLEDAPAIVTRTLGQSEIAVTDLQIKKPSGMLSAALPRIDAFMVTLVMTDAAKNCYWEDGRHVSSAPLQAGQILISDVRREPRVLMDRVAHSVLFYLPRAAMDALADQAGAPRVDELQYEPGAGISDETVKHLGLSLMPAFRAPDQSNRLFMDHVMLAFASHTLQKYGGIRMLSKPIKGGLAPWQERLSKELIANNLSGAISLEEIAIACGLSVGHFSRAFRKASGLAPHAWLLRARVESAKVMLRDRDASLSAVALRCGFADRSHFTRVFTKLVGISPRAWGNLTNE
- a CDS encoding histidine kinase dimerization/phospho-acceptor domain-containing protein — its product is MRKIPSGILDGVTVRMEGRLDRTVDDGQGASHQVSEFESVLLAIAGHDLRQPLQAIQSVHDLLGEGERTESELRALSNSQTAIDRLRDQLDQLLGALRPCPTSSGRSES